In Caldicellulosiruptor morganii, the following proteins share a genomic window:
- a CDS encoding putative bifunctional diguanylate cyclase/phosphodiesterase, whose protein sequence is MKNHDRDLNCKANNYAFKIAIIYAAVSILWIIASDYALNFISTSTKLYSILSMLKGAFFVTITASLLYILIRNKLYTLYVSENRLQNALDNLQKTNDELAQTKEKLIVQYKKLVKNQEKVRELAYFDTLTGLPNRNHFLLMLEKFIKEAAFKGQQLALIYIDIDNFGKINNTLGHETGDIVLREIANRLKQTIGENGFVARITGDEFAIILYNFIDLNILNYFIYKIFDSFSRPWDVMDYDFYITPSMGISIYPSDGSDAMTLLKNADKALLSAKEKGKNTYCFYSLQMDEILQKRFEFEQSLKKAVENEEFVLYYQPIINLNNMKIAGAEALIRWIHPEKGFIPPLEFIPIAEQTGLISQIGKWVVKRALFDLGHFMQTLNGNFYVSVNVSLREFSSASFVESILSSIDNFKVEPSSLGIEITESVAMVDPQNTIDILNSLKKNRIKILLDDFGTGYSSLNYLKQLPIDVVKIDRSFIQNMTDDQKEQKIAKSLIDLSHILELKVVAEGIENEKQAELLKSFMCDFGQGYLFGKPMPKEEFLELAKKF, encoded by the coding sequence ATGAAAAATCATGATAGAGACCTAAACTGCAAAGCTAACAATTACGCATTTAAAATTGCAATAATCTATGCAGCTGTTAGTATTTTGTGGATTATTGCCTCTGACTATGCTTTGAATTTTATATCAACCAGCACCAAACTTTATTCCATTCTTTCAATGTTAAAAGGCGCTTTCTTTGTAACAATCACAGCAAGTCTTTTGTACATTCTCATTCGCAACAAGCTCTACACACTGTATGTATCCGAAAATAGGCTGCAAAATGCTCTTGATAATCTGCAAAAAACCAATGATGAGCTTGCCCAGACAAAGGAAAAGCTAATTGTTCAATACAAAAAGCTTGTAAAGAATCAGGAAAAAGTCAGAGAGCTTGCATATTTTGACACTTTAACAGGTCTTCCCAACAGGAATCATTTTCTGCTCATGCTTGAAAAGTTCATAAAAGAAGCTGCCTTTAAAGGGCAGCAGCTTGCTCTTATCTATATTGATATTGATAATTTTGGAAAAATCAACAACACACTTGGTCATGAAACGGGTGATATTGTCCTGCGAGAAATTGCAAACAGGCTAAAACAAACAATAGGCGAAAATGGCTTTGTTGCTCGTATCACAGGCGATGAATTTGCCATTATTCTTTACAACTTTATTGATTTGAACATACTTAACTATTTTATCTACAAAATTTTTGACTCATTTTCCAGACCATGGGATGTTATGGACTATGATTTTTACATCACACCGAGCATGGGGATTTCTATTTACCCATCAGACGGTAGCGATGCCATGACACTTCTTAAAAACGCAGACAAAGCGCTTTTGAGTGCAAAAGAAAAAGGGAAGAATACATACTGTTTTTACAGTTTGCAAATGGATGAAATTTTGCAAAAGCGATTTGAGTTTGAACAAAGCCTGAAAAAAGCTGTTGAGAACGAAGAGTTTGTTCTGTATTATCAGCCAATAATCAATTTGAACAATATGAAAATAGCCGGCGCAGAAGCACTCATCAGGTGGATACACCCCGAAAAAGGTTTTATTCCACCTCTTGAGTTTATCCCCATTGCCGAGCAAACAGGGCTTATTTCTCAGATAGGTAAGTGGGTGGTAAAAAGAGCTCTTTTTGACCTTGGCCACTTCATGCAAACTCTAAATGGAAATTTCTATGTCTCTGTAAATGTTTCTCTCAGAGAATTTTCAAGCGCAAGCTTTGTTGAGTCTATTCTTTCATCTATTGACAATTTCAAAGTAGAACCTTCCTCACTTGGAATAGAAATTACAGAGTCTGTTGCAATGGTTGACCCGCAAAATACAATTGATATACTGAATAGCCTGAAGAAAAACCGGATCAAAATCCTGCTGGACGATTTTGGAACAGGTTATTCATCTTTGAACTACTTAAAGCAGCTACCCATTGATGTTGTCAAGATTGACAGAAGTTTTATACAAAACATGACAGACGACCAGAAAGAGCAAAAAATAGCAAAAAGTCTTATTGACCTTTCTCATATTCTGGAGCTGAAAGTTGTTGCTGAAGGAATAGAAAATGAAAAACAGGCCGAGCTTTTAAAAAGCTTCATGTGCGACTTTGGCCAGGGTTATCTGTTTGGAAAGCCTATGCCAAAGGAAGAGTTCTTGGAGCTTGCAAAAAAATTTTGA
- a CDS encoding Mrp/NBP35 family ATP-binding protein, translating to MRENVMHPIAKNEFTDVKKIYAVVSGKGGVGKSLVTSLLAVGLRREGFEVGVFDADITGLSIPKIFGVNGAKVDSDSKAIYPVRTHNDIRIMSMNLLLNKEDAPVIWRGPLIAKTIEQFWTEVGWGVLDYLLIDMPPGTGDVVLTVFQSIPIDGIIIVTSPQDLVSLIVKKAYNMAKQMDIPIVGIVENMSYAICPHCGKEIEIFGKSKLESIAKDLNLKILGRVPVDPELTKLCDEGEIEKARNLYLDSCLEVLKKEIEKD from the coding sequence TTGAGAGAAAATGTGATGCATCCCATTGCCAAAAATGAGTTTACCGATGTTAAAAAGATTTACGCGGTTGTCAGTGGCAAAGGCGGGGTTGGCAAAAGCCTTGTTACCTCCCTTTTGGCTGTAGGTTTGAGAAGAGAAGGGTTTGAGGTCGGAGTGTTTGATGCTGACATTACAGGTCTATCCATTCCGAAGATTTTCGGGGTAAATGGTGCAAAAGTTGATTCTGACTCAAAAGCAATTTATCCGGTTAGAACTCACAATGATATAAGAATAATGTCAATGAACCTGCTTTTAAATAAAGAGGATGCACCTGTTATCTGGAGAGGGCCACTCATTGCAAAAACAATAGAACAGTTCTGGACAGAGGTTGGATGGGGTGTACTGGATTATCTTTTGATTGACATGCCACCCGGCACAGGTGATGTTGTTCTGACAGTTTTTCAGTCAATCCCGATTGATGGAATAATAATTGTAACATCACCTCAGGACCTTGTATCTTTGATAGTCAAAAAAGCCTACAACATGGCAAAACAAATGGATATACCAATTGTGGGAATTGTTGAGAATATGAGCTACGCAATATGTCCTCATTGCGGCAAAGAGATTGAAATCTTTGGTAAAAGCAAATTGGAAAGCATAGCTAAGGATTTGAATTTAAAAATCCTGGGCAGGGTTCCAGTAGACCCAGAACTTACCAAACTCTGTGATGAGGGCGAAATTGAGAAGGCAAGAAATCTGTATCTGGATTCCTGTTTGGAGGTTTTGAAAAAGGAGATTGAAAAGGACTAA
- a CDS encoding DUF5320 family protein, with the protein MPWGFGPAWAGRGFARGSGRGFGGGYGRGLGVCKWLYFNQSSDVPFAKEALEYEKQVLEQRLKLIDKLLSNDQKQE; encoded by the coding sequence ATGCCTTGGGGTTTTGGACCTGCATGGGCAGGAAGAGGATTTGCAAGAGGCTCTGGCAGAGGTTTTGGTGGAGGTTATGGCAGAGGTCTTGGAGTTTGCAAATGGCTGTATTTTAATCAATCCAGCGATGTTCCTTTTGCTAAAGAGGCTTTAGAGTATGAGAAGCAGGTTTTGGAGCAGAGGTTAAAGTTGATTGACAAGCTTCTTTCAAATGATCAGAAGCAGGAGTAG
- a CDS encoding NifB/NifX family molybdenum-iron cluster-binding protein, with the protein MKIAVMLMGNKISPHFGGSERVCIYTVENGAVVNKEYFDMPEHRAGIFAKFVKEKGAEVVIAGSMGERARYIFDSLGIKYFIGVLGSPDEAVEKLLKGELKSNLAIADEIHEREEGMHHHSHGSHEHFHGHLHRHRKDF; encoded by the coding sequence GTGAAAATAGCAGTTATGCTAATGGGTAACAAAATAAGCCCGCACTTTGGAGGAAGTGAAAGAGTTTGCATATATACAGTCGAAAATGGTGCTGTAGTAAACAAAGAATATTTTGACATGCCGGAGCACAGAGCGGGTATTTTTGCAAAGTTTGTAAAAGAAAAAGGAGCAGAGGTTGTTATTGCAGGTTCAATGGGTGAGAGGGCAAGATATATTTTCGATAGTCTTGGCATAAAGTACTTCATAGGTGTTCTGGGCTCTCCGGATGAAGCGGTGGAAAAGCTGTTAAAAGGTGAGCTAAAATCAAATCTGGCAATTGCTGATGAAATTCATGAAAGAGAAGAAGGAATGCATCATCATTCACATGGTTCCCATGAACATTTCCATGGTCATTTGCACAGGCATAGAAAAGACTTTTGA
- a CDS encoding DUF134 domain-containing protein, whose product MPRPVRCRRVEFLPKFRYFAPSDKAEDEVLLKIEELEAIRLKDLLGLMQEECAQKMQISRQTFQLILEQARKKVADALINGKAIRIEGGNYVFGSCSYVCLNCGKVFESDKCECPECHSDRVVCQKGKGKGHCFRHHGRN is encoded by the coding sequence TTGCCAAGACCTGTAAGATGCAGAAGGGTTGAGTTTTTGCCAAAGTTCAGGTATTTTGCACCATCTGATAAAGCAGAAGATGAAGTTTTGCTTAAAATAGAGGAGCTTGAGGCAATAAGGCTCAAAGATTTGCTGGGACTTATGCAGGAAGAATGTGCACAGAAGATGCAAATCTCGCGCCAGACATTTCAGCTTATATTGGAACAGGCACGGAAAAAGGTTGCAGATGCACTGATAAACGGCAAAGCCATAAGAATTGAAGGCGGCAACTATGTTTTTGGAAGTTGCAGCTATGTTTGCCTAAATTGCGGAAAAGTCTTTGAGTCGGACAAATGCGAATGTCCTGAATGCCACTCGGACAGGGTTGTATGTCAGAAAGGCAAAGGGAAGGGGCATTGCTTCAGACACCACGGCAGAAACTGA
- a CDS encoding DUF1646 family protein, translated as MVDILLITILLLVFILPFIFRKIEHNLELFLLVMGIIATVVSKTLSLHLLKDVFSNYLLYLVTAVVLVMGFVFNLTVSKFISVINSILGKIRIEIFVSIVILVLGLISSIITAIVATLILVEIIHLLPLKHKTKVKIAVIGCFSIGFGAALTPVGEPLSTIVVSSLNASFLYLFEILGVYIIPTIVILSLLSYFILLYERKRGYILVPVEELLTEEEAILKAEERAILELEARKDVAVRAGKIFMFIIALELLGNGFKPFIDKYVVNLGDKLLFWINVISAALDNATVAAAEITPGLAESQVKAILLSLLASGGILIQGNIPNIIASSKLEIKSKEWVRLGLPLGVILLFVFYLILFVV; from the coding sequence TTGGTTGATATTTTACTTATAACAATTCTGCTTCTTGTCTTTATATTGCCTTTTATTTTTCGAAAGATTGAACACAATCTGGAGCTATTTTTGCTTGTAATGGGTATAATTGCAACAGTTGTTTCCAAAACTCTGTCGTTGCATCTTCTAAAAGATGTATTTAGCAATTATCTTCTCTATCTTGTGACAGCGGTTGTTCTTGTAATGGGTTTTGTGTTTAACCTCACTGTCAGCAAATTTATATCTGTAATAAATTCTATTCTGGGTAAAATTAGAATAGAGATTTTTGTATCTATTGTAATTTTGGTTCTCGGGCTTATATCAAGCATCATAACTGCAATTGTTGCCACACTTATACTGGTGGAAATAATTCACCTTTTGCCACTTAAACACAAAACAAAGGTCAAAATAGCAGTAATAGGATGCTTTTCTATAGGATTTGGTGCAGCCTTAACACCGGTTGGAGAACCACTTTCCACAATTGTGGTAAGTTCGTTAAATGCCAGCTTTTTGTACTTATTTGAGATTCTCGGTGTTTATATAATACCCACCATAGTTATCCTCTCACTTTTGAGCTACTTTATTTTGCTTTATGAGAGAAAAAGAGGATATATTCTTGTACCTGTTGAAGAGCTTCTGACAGAAGAAGAAGCTATCTTGAAGGCTGAGGAGAGGGCTATTTTAGAACTTGAAGCAAGAAAGGACGTAGCAGTGAGGGCCGGAAAAATTTTTATGTTCATCATTGCACTTGAACTATTGGGCAATGGTTTTAAACCTTTTATTGATAAATATGTTGTTAACCTGGGAGATAAACTTCTGTTCTGGATAAACGTTATCTCAGCAGCCCTTGACAATGCAACTGTGGCAGCCGCCGAGATCACACCAGGTCTTGCAGAAAGCCAAGTAAAAGCCATACTTTTGAGCCTTCTTGCAAGCGGTGGTATTTTGATTCAGGGCAACATTCCAAATATAATTGCATCAAGCAAGCTGGAAATCAAAAGCAAAGAATGGGTACGGCTTGGTCTTCCGCTCGGAGTAATTTTGCTTTTTGTGTTTTATTTGATTCTTTTTGTGGTTTAG
- a CDS encoding type II toxin-antitoxin system RelE family toxin encodes MGTSDKFDIILSKNAYKYLQRLPQNIKKRIANILEEELSQNSFSSSKIKPLHGKLEGFYRYKEGDLRIIYKVEKEQLTVYIYEIGPRGDIYKK; translated from the coding sequence ATGGGAACATCCGACAAATTCGACATAATACTTTCCAAAAATGCATATAAATATCTGCAGAGGTTACCCCAAAATATCAAAAAGAGGATTGCGAATATTTTAGAAGAAGAATTATCACAAAACTCGTTTTCCTCCTCTAAAATTAAACCATTACATGGCAAATTAGAAGGTTTTTATAGATACAAAGAAGGCGATTTGAGGATAATATATAAGGTGGAGAAAGAGCAGCTTACAGTTTACATCTATGAGATCGGCCCAAGAGGGGATATTTATAAAAAGTAA
- the eam gene encoding glutamate 2,3-aminomutase, whose product MEKLDVINNRERFEKLKEAIQDYLDVRSTIKTGIEDEERIEYQKKKILSYLGGTENDWKNYKWQLRNRITNAKQLKELLNLDEKEAEKIAEVVRVYRFAISPYYLSLIDPDSPDCPVKKQSVPSSLELIEKGELDPMDEEHTSPTKIITQRYPDRLIIKVTNICGMFCRFCQRRRLIGETDTHASLDDIKEAVDYVEQNPNIRDVLITGGDALMLSDEILEWILRSLRQIPHVEIIRIGTRAPVTLPQRITKELVEMIKKYHPVYINTHFNHPREITKESKRACEMLADAGVPLGNQMVLLNGVNNDKYVVRKLNQELLKIRVKPYYIFHPKRVKGTSHFWVTIEEGMEIIESLRGRTSGMAVPTYIINAPKGKGKTPIMPNYLLYFGKDKVVFRNWEGEVFEVENG is encoded by the coding sequence ATGGAAAAATTGGATGTTATTAATAACAGAGAAAGGTTTGAAAAGTTAAAAGAGGCAATTCAGGACTACTTAGATGTAAGAAGCACAATCAAAACAGGCATAGAAGATGAGGAAAGGATTGAATACCAGAAGAAAAAGATACTTTCATACCTTGGTGGCACAGAGAATGACTGGAAAAACTACAAATGGCAGCTTAGAAATAGAATAACAAATGCAAAGCAGCTAAAAGAACTTTTGAATCTTGATGAGAAAGAGGCAGAGAAAATAGCAGAGGTTGTCAGGGTTTATCGTTTTGCAATCTCTCCTTATTATCTCTCTTTGATTGACCCGGATAGCCCTGATTGCCCGGTAAAAAAGCAATCGGTACCAAGCAGCTTAGAGCTCATTGAAAAAGGTGAGCTTGACCCAATGGACGAAGAGCACACATCCCCGACAAAGATTATCACACAGCGCTATCCAGACAGGCTCATAATAAAGGTTACAAACATATGTGGAATGTTTTGCAGGTTCTGCCAGCGAAGAAGGCTGATTGGCGAGACAGATACTCACGCATCGCTTGATGACATCAAAGAGGCAGTTGACTATGTTGAGCAAAACCCAAATATAAGAGATGTTCTGATTACAGGCGGGGATGCTTTGATGCTTTCTGATGAAATTTTAGAGTGGATTTTAAGGTCACTGCGGCAGATTCCTCATGTTGAGATAATACGAATTGGCACACGGGCACCTGTAACTCTTCCCCAGAGAATTACAAAAGAGCTTGTTGAGATGATAAAAAAATATCATCCTGTTTATATAAACACCCATTTTAACCACCCGCGTGAGATTACAAAAGAATCAAAAAGAGCATGTGAGATGCTTGCAGACGCCGGTGTGCCACTTGGCAACCAGATGGTACTTTTAAATGGAGTCAATAACGACAAATACGTTGTGAGAAAGCTAAACCAGGAGCTTTTGAAGATCCGGGTAAAGCCATATTACATCTTTCATCCAAAAAGGGTAAAAGGCACATCACATTTCTGGGTGACAATTGAAGAGGGGATGGAGATAATTGAAAGCTTAAGGGGCAGAACCTCTGGTATGGCAGTGCCAACATATATCATAAACGCACCAAAGGGGAAGGGCAAAACCCCAATCATGCCAAATTATCTTCTGTACTTTGGCAAAGACAAAGTTGTGTTTAGAAACTGGGAAGGTGAGGTTTTTGAGGTGGAGAATGGGTAA
- a CDS encoding VanZ family protein encodes MTKQIVKATQKVSIHNVQIESRRNALKKLNDVIRKYAHVIVYLVLGILVINAFVIRGSKGCKAFFFSLIFCFLYAATDEIHQIFVSGRGAKATDVLIDGIGALMGIVIYKFMFKIYQKTKTESSPKRL; translated from the coding sequence GTGACAAAGCAAATTGTTAAGGCAACACAAAAGGTAAGTATTCATAACGTTCAAATTGAATCAAGAAGAAACGCATTAAAAAAGCTCAATGATGTAATAAGAAAATATGCACATGTGATAGTGTATTTGGTTTTAGGTATATTGGTTATCAATGCATTTGTAATAAGAGGAAGTAAAGGCTGCAAAGCCTTTTTCTTTTCTTTAATATTTTGCTTTCTTTATGCTGCAACTGATGAAATACACCAAATATTTGTTTCAGGAAGAGGGGCAAAAGCAACTGATGTTTTAATTGATGGTATTGGAGCTTTGATGGGAATTGTAATTTACAAATTCATGTTCAAAATATATCAAAAGACTAAAACAGAATCTTCACCAAAACGATTATAA
- a CDS encoding ATP-binding cassette domain-containing protein, which yields MKRPGIKPKEISQKIATLSGGNQQKVLIAKWLFSQSIVFILDEPTKGLDLASKVEVYNIINELARIGCAIIFISSEFSELIGMCDRILVLREGKKVYEFPKKEMDYDKILKSAMGIVE from the coding sequence ATAAAGCGACCTGGGATAAAGCCAAAGGAAATCTCTCAAAAGATAGCAACTCTTTCTGGGGGCAATCAGCAAAAGGTTTTGATTGCAAAGTGGTTATTTTCCCAGTCGATAGTGTTTATTCTGGATGAACCAACAAAGGGTCTGGATTTAGCATCAAAGGTTGAGGTATATAATATCATAAACGAACTTGCGCGAATTGGCTGTGCAATTATCTTTATCTCCTCTGAATTTTCAGAGCTAATTGGCATGTGTGATAGGATTCTTGTTTTGAGAGAGGGCAAAAAGGTGTATGAGTTTCCCAAGAAGGAAATGGACTATGATAAGATATTGAAAAGTGCAATGGGAATTGTGGAATAA
- a CDS encoding tRNA (adenine-N1)-methyltransferase, translating into MHQGFETKRVIIGPEGFKKVVDITVPKRINLPTGYIDSTSLAQIPPGGSFVANDVEYYVFPCDTFDYVMHYLKRHTQIVYPKDGAYILMRLDINPGKRVGEAGTGSGAFALYLSMAVGPEGKVYTYEQREEFYKKAEKNIKSFSKFDNVVMHNKSILDGIEERDLDAFFLDIREPQEAIPEIRKALKPAGHLGILVPTTNQVAETLKALEEHRFYVSEVVEILTRQYKSVPERLRPDDRMIGHTAYMIFGRKIGE; encoded by the coding sequence TTGCACCAGGGATTTGAAACAAAAAGGGTTATAATTGGTCCAGAAGGATTCAAAAAAGTTGTTGATATAACTGTGCCAAAGAGAATAAATCTGCCAACAGGTTATATAGACTCTACTTCTTTAGCCCAGATACCACCAGGTGGCAGTTTTGTTGCAAACGATGTTGAATATTATGTATTTCCATGCGACACATTTGACTATGTCATGCACTATTTAAAGCGCCATACCCAGATTGTTTACCCAAAAGATGGGGCATACATACTCATGCGCCTTGATATAAACCCTGGAAAAAGAGTTGGTGAGGCAGGTACTGGCTCGGGTGCTTTTGCCCTGTATCTTTCCATGGCTGTGGGGCCTGAGGGAAAGGTGTACACATATGAGCAAAGAGAAGAGTTTTATAAAAAAGCAGAAAAAAATATTAAAAGTTTTTCAAAATTTGACAATGTTGTGATGCACAATAAATCAATCCTTGATGGTATAGAGGAAAGAGATTTGGATGCATTTTTCCTGGACATAAGAGAGCCACAAGAGGCAATACCCGAAATAAGAAAGGCACTAAAGCCTGCCGGGCATTTGGGTATACTTGTTCCCACAACAAATCAGGTTGCAGAAACTCTAAAAGCTCTGGAAGAGCACAGGTTCTATGTATCCGAAGTGGTTGAGATTTTAACCCGCCAGTACAAGTCTGTACCAGAAAGGTTAAGGCCCGATGACAGGATGATAGGCCATACTGCTTATATGATTTTTGGAAGAAAAATTGGTGAGTAA
- a CDS encoding CBS domain-containing protein, with protein sequence MLSNIINQDFIKLSPNDTVKYALDQMQKRKKSVAVIVDQDDFLKGIIVKADIYRFLSQPGHFETYPVELAMTKAVITADINDDIKHVAKLLRENDISAVPVLDNGKVIGLVGLEDIVDYFIKM encoded by the coding sequence ATGCTTTCAAACATCATTAACCAGGATTTTATAAAGCTTTCCCCAAACGACACAGTAAAGTATGCTTTAGATCAGATGCAAAAAAGAAAGAAAAGTGTTGCGGTTATTGTTGACCAGGATGACTTTTTGAAAGGTATTATAGTGAAAGCTGATATATACAGGTTCTTAAGTCAGCCCGGGCATTTTGAAACATATCCTGTTGAGCTTGCAATGACAAAGGCGGTAATCACTGCTGACATAAATGATGATATAAAGCATGTTGCAAAGCTTCTGCGCGAAAACGACATCTCAGCTGTGCCTGTTTTAGACAATGGAAAAGTTATAGGGCTTGTTGGGCTTGAGGATATAGTTGATTATTTTATAAAAATGTAG
- a CDS encoding YhfC family intramembrane metalloprotease — MVSNLKIIFMCITLILSLGFPVLLAVVVVKKHSVVLKSILIGALVFFIFQIVLRIPMLQILSKQSYFVEFSKHYLMYSIFLGLTAGIFKEVGRYIGFKGFLKDRLNYKNGLAYGVGHGGIESILIVGLSYINNIVYAFLINFGILDVLLKGKVSPDMIRAIKSALVETPASAFLLAGFERVFTMAIQIALSLLVLVALKKGKLFYLVLAILLHTIIDAPAAYMSLLKVNMFAIELVVLLWAVLSLVYIMRWKDIYKMQES; from the coding sequence TTGGTATCAAATCTTAAAATTATCTTCATGTGCATAACACTCATTCTTTCGCTGGGCTTTCCGGTTTTGCTGGCTGTGGTTGTTGTAAAAAAGCACTCGGTAGTTTTAAAATCAATTTTAATAGGGGCGCTGGTATTTTTCATTTTTCAGATTGTTCTGAGAATTCCAATGCTTCAGATTTTGTCAAAGCAAAGCTACTTTGTAGAATTTTCTAAACATTATCTTATGTATTCAATCTTTCTGGGACTGACAGCCGGAATTTTTAAAGAGGTTGGTAGATACATTGGTTTTAAAGGGTTTTTAAAGGACAGGCTAAACTATAAAAATGGTCTTGCTTACGGTGTTGGACACGGTGGAATTGAATCAATTTTAATTGTCGGTTTGAGCTATATTAATAACATTGTGTATGCTTTTTTAATTAACTTTGGCATTTTGGATGTCCTTTTAAAAGGCAAGGTTTCTCCTGATATGATCAGGGCTATAAAAAGTGCACTTGTTGAAACGCCTGCTTCGGCTTTTCTTCTTGCCGGTTTTGAAAGAGTTTTCACAATGGCAATTCAGATTGCTCTTTCGCTTTTGGTACTTGTAGCTTTGAAGAAAGGTAAGCTTTTTTATCTTGTGCTTGCAATATTGCTTCACACAATCATTGATGCACCTGCTGCATATATGTCATTATTAAAAGTTAATATGTTTGCTATTGAGCTTGTAGTTTTGCTATGGGCTGTGTTGAGCCTGGTCTACATTATGAGGTGGAAAGACATTTATAAAATGCAAGAAAGCTAA
- a CDS encoding RNA-guided endonuclease InsQ/TnpB family protein, translated as MYKTQKNHIRCDKQTYKLLRKLCHFSKNLYNFALYHIRQHYFQTHEYLRYESVYHIAKGNENYRLLPSQVAQQTLISVDESFKSFLNLLKAKKEGKIKEKVLMPKYLPKEGMYQIVFPKDQLKVEDRKVRLSLGRSFSKEFGVRYLYFELPKNIAGKKIKEVRIISRYHGKWFEIEYVYEEKEQDCKLDRSRILAIDLGLNNFAALTDTIGTAFLIEGRFLKSVNRWYNKEKARLQSVYSKQGIKYGSKLAQVSLKRQHIVENFLNQAVNVVVKHCLENKIGVVVVGRMKEIKQGIELGKVNNQNFVGIPYKKFKRKLEAKCRLYGIEYVEVEGSYTLQRCSRCGVVDKSNRKHRGLYVCKKCGNVVNADINGAINILLKVAGESAKEQIARSSCVNHPVRIRVA; from the coding sequence GTGTACAAAACACAAAAAAATCATATAAGATGTGATAAACAAACATACAAACTTTTGCGAAAGCTCTGTCACTTTTCAAAAAACCTGTACAACTTTGCTCTGTATCATATAAGACAGCACTATTTTCAAACTCATGAATATTTGCGATATGAAAGTGTATATCACATTGCAAAAGGCAACGAAAACTACAGACTTTTGCCATCACAGGTTGCCCAGCAGACACTTATTTCGGTGGATGAATCTTTTAAATCTTTTTTGAACCTTTTGAAAGCCAAAAAGGAAGGAAAGATAAAAGAGAAAGTTTTAATGCCAAAGTATCTGCCCAAGGAAGGGATGTATCAGATAGTTTTCCCAAAAGACCAGTTAAAAGTAGAAGACAGAAAAGTGAGACTTAGTCTTGGCAGAAGTTTTTCAAAGGAGTTTGGGGTAAGATACTTATATTTTGAATTACCCAAAAATATTGCAGGAAAAAAGATTAAGGAAGTCAGGATAATCTCGAGATACCATGGGAAATGGTTTGAGATTGAGTATGTGTATGAGGAAAAAGAGCAGGATTGTAAGCTTGACAGAAGCAGGATTTTGGCAATAGACCTTGGTTTAAACAACTTTGCAGCGCTTACGGATACCATTGGGACTGCCTTTTTGATAGAGGGCAGGTTTTTGAAATCAGTCAACCGATGGTACAACAAGGAAAAAGCAAGACTGCAGAGTGTATACTCCAAACAGGGAATCAAATATGGTTCAAAACTTGCTCAAGTTTCTCTTAAAAGGCAGCATATAGTTGAGAACTTTTTAAATCAGGCTGTAAACGTTGTAGTTAAGCACTGTCTGGAAAATAAAATAGGAGTAGTTGTTGTGGGCAGGATGAAAGAGATAAAGCAGGGTATAGAGCTTGGGAAGGTGAACAATCAGAACTTTGTTGGGATACCGTACAAGAAGTTTAAGAGAAAATTAGAAGCAAAGTGCAGGTTGTATGGAATAGAGTATGTGGAGGTAGAGGGAAGCTACACATTACAGAGGTGCAGCAGATGTGGGGTGGTTGACAAGAGTAACAGAAAGCACAGGGGCTTGTATGTGTGCAAGAAATGTGGAAATGTGGTGAATGCGGATATAAATGGAGCGATAAACATACTTTTAAAGGTAGCTGGTGAGTCTGCGAAAGAGCAGATAGCCAGAAGTAGCTGTGTGAACCACCCTGTGAGAATAAGGGTAGCTTAA
- the thiS gene encoding sulfur carrier protein ThiS, with protein MLIRVNDREMEFCGTIMELLLSVNLNPETCAVLVNGEIVKKNEWESFVLKDGDYVEIVSFVGGG; from the coding sequence TTGCTCATAAGAGTAAATGACAGAGAAATGGAGTTTTGCGGTACTATTATGGAGCTTTTGCTAAGTGTTAATCTAAATCCTGAAACGTGTGCAGTTCTGGTAAACGGTGAGATTGTGAAGAAAAATGAATGGGAAAGCTTTGTATTAAAAGATGGGGACTATGTTGAGATTGTGAGCTTTGTTGGCGGCGGCTAA